In Symmachiella dynata, the following are encoded in one genomic region:
- a CDS encoding cytochrome-c peroxidase, producing MARFTALILAAFTVAIAAQAADDSATALPVPHLPAKTYEYADVTLPPHLLIPDRRYGNAIGTDNTPADNPITNAGAALGRVLFYDKRLSANDTTSCSSCHQQKHGFSDPEKLSKGLHGKRTKRRSMGLTNARFYAPGRFFWDERAATLEDQVLMPIQDEIEMGMNLDDLEIKLRSVDFYPPLFEAAFGTPEINRNRISRALAQFVRSLVSFQSKYDQAFAGGGGVYPTFQKTFNQQELLGLQLFSGGFGVGRSARCDRCHGTTSHISRNATNNGLDLNTDKDNGAGGGRFKAPSLRNIAVRAPYMHDGRFKNLHEVIEHYNSGVQNHPQLDRSLSGRRGRGRGGRRGRRGGGPQNETPERLNLSNTEINALVAFLHTLTDNSFLNDPRFSDPFADPKQRLTSTKRRTPKPKSKPDPADDAERAANREKLASKALKKARAATEPRIKTAKLMLIVKRFAETKAADEAQTLLDAAKNNVLP from the coding sequence ATGGCAAGATTCACGGCATTAATTTTGGCGGCTTTCACGGTCGCCATCGCCGCCCAAGCGGCGGATGACTCAGCGACCGCGCTCCCGGTTCCGCACCTACCGGCCAAAACGTACGAATATGCCGACGTGACTTTGCCGCCGCACCTGCTTATCCCCGATCGCCGTTACGGCAATGCCATCGGCACCGACAATACGCCGGCCGATAACCCGATCACCAATGCCGGAGCAGCACTCGGCCGCGTCTTATTCTATGACAAACGACTCTCGGCCAACGACACCACCTCCTGCTCCTCCTGCCACCAACAAAAACACGGATTTTCCGATCCGGAAAAACTGAGCAAGGGACTGCACGGTAAACGGACCAAGCGCCGCTCAATGGGACTGACCAATGCCCGCTTCTACGCCCCCGGCCGTTTCTTCTGGGACGAACGGGCGGCCACGCTCGAAGACCAGGTGCTGATGCCCATCCAAGATGAAATCGAAATGGGCATGAATCTAGACGACCTCGAAATCAAACTCCGCAGCGTCGATTTCTATCCCCCCCTGTTCGAAGCCGCTTTCGGCACACCGGAAATCAACCGCAACCGCATCTCCCGCGCACTGGCTCAATTCGTCCGTTCGTTGGTTTCTTTCCAATCGAAATATGACCAAGCCTTCGCCGGTGGTGGCGGTGTGTATCCGACGTTTCAAAAAACATTCAACCAGCAAGAACTGTTGGGACTGCAACTTTTTTCCGGAGGATTCGGCGTCGGACGCTCGGCGCGCTGTGACCGTTGCCACGGCACGACCAGCCATATCAGCCGCAATGCCACCAACAATGGTTTGGATCTGAACACCGACAAAGACAACGGAGCCGGCGGCGGACGCTTCAAAGCGCCGTCACTACGGAACATCGCCGTCCGCGCTCCCTACATGCACGACGGCCGCTTCAAAAATCTGCACGAGGTGATCGAGCACTATAATTCCGGCGTGCAAAATCATCCCCAATTGGACCGTTCACTCTCCGGCCGGCGCGGTCGGGGACGCGGGGGGCGACGTGGACGACGAGGCGGCGGCCCCCAAAACGAGACGCCGGAACGACTCAATCTCAGCAACACCGAGATCAACGCGCTGGTCGCCTTCCTCCACACGCTGACCGATAATTCTTTTTTGAACGATCCACGATTTTCCGACCCGTTCGCCGATCCCAAGCAGCGACTGACCTCCACCAAGCGCCGTACCCCTAAACCCAAATCCAAACCCGATCCGGCAGACGACGCCGAACGTGCCGCTAATCGTGAAAAGCTAGCCAGCAAAGCGCTCAAAAAAGCCCGCGCCGCCACCGAACCCCGCATCAAGACCGCCAAACTGATGCTGATCGTCAAACGCTTCGCCGAAACCAAAGCCGCGGATGAAGCACAAACGCTCCTGGACGCCGCAAAAAATAACGTGCTACCCTAA